ggaaagaaattaaaggctttttggaatttaatgaaaataagacacatcataccaaaatgtatgggacacagtgaaagcagtggtaagaggaaagctcatagttctaagtgcctccaaaaagaaactggagagagcatataccaccagcttgacagcacacctgaaagctctagaacaaaatagcaaatacatccaagaagactagatggcaggaaataatcaaactcagggctgaaagcaaccaaatagaaacaaaaataactatacagagaatcaacaataccagaaactggttctttgagaaaatcaacaagatagataaaccattagctgactaaccagagggcacagagacagtatccaacttaacaaaatcagaaatgagaagggaacCATAACagtaaaatatatcttaaaataattatactgtttagtgaatattaacagttgaaaatattgaaattatattcTATAAACATCATTTAAATACTGATAATTTTTCTCAGTGTGCTtgaattagcattttcttaatgtttaacttcaaacagtttttgctattttgaaagtttaaaaaatagttaCTGATAAAATAGTTTTTGTCCTAGAAACACTGATGatctttttttaagtaaactgattgttagacaatgtccACAGATAtacaatatgttttaaatattctctcaCTATGTTAGGTGGTATCaaataagggcttttgaatatatttcttaatgattctttttaatattttgtgctcttttactatgcttaacactcaaagaatattttataggTTTTGAAACAATTTGGTATtaaacattagatataggattcTCAGTTATGTATAGTATTAAgcattcatttgtatttttatggtaAGAAAGggtatgaatataaaagttgaacaaatcttttatgtattatttgtttttcaaaatactcattattagccgggcagtggtggtgaatgcctttaatcccagcacttgggaggcagaggcaggcagatttctgagttcgagttcagcctggtctacagagtgagttccaggacagccaggggtacacagagaaacactgtctcaaaaaaaaaaaaaccccaaaaattGCTAAATATTATTactatgtttgatgtataaaacatttaaataataaaataatttaagaaagaaataagaaagagctGGTTTTATGTGCCAGCACCTAACAAGAACACCGGAGGAAATAAGGGGCCAGGGTTATTTCATGCCATAGTGAggcaaagaatttaaaaaataaagaaaaattcttttgtttttctacagaAATGGGACAAAATAGGGGAATTGCTCTGTGACCACAATCATGCTCACTCATTGCGCCTCTGTGTGAGATGGAAAATCTGCAAACTTCTCATTCTTTAGTCTGTGAAACAGAAGCTTCTATACCTCCTTGAAATTGTCATATAAAATGAATCCAGCCACTAGAAACATGTTTTATAAAGTTAAATATGAACATACATTAGACATTGCCagatttttgcttttattcttttctcttttctcttagaGAAGTAAATTGAATTGTTCCATTTATCAATAAATTACAATTTAATGCAAACATTATACAACTGACAATTGTACAAAATGATTCTAAGTAAATTTGTTCAGTGTACAGACTTGTCAGCAAAGATAACATGAGTATATGGGGAGAATGTGGGGAGTTAAGGGAAAGACAGTATAAATTGAGGTATTCCACAATGTCCCTCTCCTCAGAGATGGAGAAACCCTGTGGGAGAGTGGGATGAAAGATTGTAGGTGTCAAAGGGAttggaggataccaggagaacataGTCCCTCTAAATTAACTGAACAATGGCTCACAGGGCTCCCAAAGCCTGACAAGGCAAGCAGgggtgtggggcaatgggctatgcacagacatcCTGGTCTCCAGTGGAGTCTAGGTCTTAAACCCCAGTGGGACCTGGGGCGACCCAGTGGGTGGTagtttccacctacatgggatggaaggcatttgatcatgtctcctggatccctggctcctgttgaaatTACTGCCCCACAGCCACCACATGGGAggtctgtggctatcagtcacgcagacaatgtcccaagcttctgacattctggctagactgtctgtgcatagcccattgccccacatagAGGTGCTGAGGGGTCTCTACCAGGTCCTGTGCCTATATGTTAGGGCTGTTAACTTGGTGTATTTGTGGGACTACAAACAGTGATTTCAGGTTTATCTCTGAATCTTTTGCCTGATCTTAAGAGTCTGTTCCTCCTGATTGTTGTCTTAACTATCCTTGTCACGAGTGAGCTTTCACCttttcttattgtatcttgttttgtggTATTTAGTTATCCTCTCTTGGAGGTCAGATATTTTCAGAAGTGGAAAAAGAGTGGGAGTTAAATTTGGGGAAGGGGAGGTAGGAGAAACTAAAAGGNgtggaaggagaagaaactgtgGCTGGCATGTACTGAAAGAGAGAAGATTCTATTTTTctataagaataaaaagaatgtaaggaATATAATCTAATAAAACATTAGTTCTTCCCTTATGATTGTCTAGAATCACATATTCAAGGCTTAGGAAGGTATTAGTGAGTCACCAAGGTCCCTTTCACTAACTGAAGTGCTTTGTAAAACTTCCTTTTGCAAATGGGATTAttactttttcactttttattgcatattttctttacttacatttcaaatgttatccccctttccgaTTTTCCCTCCAAAACtctctatcacatcctccctcctcctgcttctatgagggtatacCCCTACCTACCCATCCACGCCCAGCtacctgccctcacattcccctatactggggcatccagccttcatgggaccaagggcctcttctcccattgatgcatgacatggcatatgtggctggagtcatgggtccctccatgtgtactccttggttggtggtttagtccctggaagctctgggagggtgtctggttggttgatattattgatctccctatagggttgcaacactcttcagctccttcagtcttttctccatctcctccactgAGGACTCTGTAATCAGTaaaatggttggctgcaagcatccacctctgtttgTGTCAGGCTCTTGTCtggcaaaacctctcaggagacagttatatcaggctcctatcagcatgcacttcttggcatccacaaaaatggctgtgtttggtgactgtatatgggatgtatccccaagtggggcattctctggatggcctttccttcagtctctactccacacttggtctctgtatttgctcctgtgagtattttgttccccattctaagaaggactgaagtaccAACATTTTGCAAATgggattattatttattatgttcttGTATGTGGGTCCCCTTTAAAGGATACATTTTGTAATATTAGAATATCAATGTATTCactaaaatttaagtaaaaatccCAGGGTTGCcattataaagatattttcttgataAGGACTCTTACAAGGGCCTCTTTTATATCtctgttcctcaggctgtagatgaaAGGGTTCAGCATGGGAGTCACAACTGTGTACATCATGGTAATGGAAGCCTTCTTCACTGTAAANTTATTAGCTGATGGACATAAGTAGAGACCAATAANTGTCCCATANNACAGTGAGAccacagacaggtgtgagccacaggTGGAGAAGACTTTGTGGATGGCCCGAGTAGATGAAACCTTTACAATAGAGAAGACAATTTGTACATAGGACACAACAATGAGTAAGAATGGGATGACAGTAAGGGGCCCTCCTAAGAAAAATATCATTAGTTCATTAATGTGAATATCAGAGCAGGCCAACTTGAGAAGGGCAGATATATCACAGAAGAAGTGAGGGATCACATTGTCCTCACAGAATGACAATTTAGCCAAGAGTAGAGTGTGTAACATGGAATTCAGCACACTAATCACCCAGGATAtaagcaccagacacacacagagcttgAGACTCATGATGCTGCTGTAGTGAAGGGGAAGGCAGATGGCcgcatagcggtcataggccatgatCACAAGGAGGAAGATTTCCAGGCCTCCACAAAGATTGGAAAAGTACATCTGTGTCAGACAACCTGCATAGGAGATGGACAGATCCTGGCTCTGCATGTTCTGCAGCAACTTGGGCATTGtgacagaggaaaagcagaggtcACAGAAGGACAAGTTGCTGAGAAacaagtacatgggtgtgtggagatgGGAGTCCAGTAgaatgaggatgatgatgatgaggttCCCCAGGACAGTGGTGAGGTACATGGCCAGGAACAGGGCATAGAACAGGTGCTGGTGCTCTGGAGGGATGGGCAGTCCCAGGAGAATGAACTGGGAGATGACAGTTTTGTTATTCATTATCATTCTTCCTCTCCAGTATCCTAATGAGAAAATATTagatcctttaaaataaaaaaatcaatatatatatatagggtaTATATTCTACAACAATGGATCTGACCATCTTCctagaaattataattttaaagctCCAAATGTATGTactcattaaaattattaatgattATTCTTAACTTCTCTTTAACAAATTTCTGTTTCCAACCCTTCTCTAAATACCACTAAGCACTTCTattgagagaaaaataatgactaattcttttctctcttgtctcatGCTCAATTGTTGTTTGAAATTTGCcctatgaaattttatattttgataattcTTGATGAATTTGCATAAACTTTGTCAGCACAATTTAATATAGATTTGAAGAAAATCTCATATATTTCAATGtgttatattaaaatttgaaaatcagtCCTGTATGTCTCTGTAACATACAGATTTCTGCCTCACAATTAACTAATCATCTTCCTTCCATTGCATGTATGACAGGCATCAGGCCCAAAAGTCCCAAGTGAAATGAAtgctgtcaatttttttttcccaatgcaTTCCTTGTTCTTctggatggactatccagagactaccccatttgggagtccataccatcatcagccaccaaacctagatactaatgctcatgccaNCAAGATTNtgctgaagggaccctgatattgNggcctcttgtgaggctatgccagtgcctggcaaacacNGAAGTGGATGCTCACAGNCAGCTATTNGATGGAACACAGGNCCCNcaatggaggagctagagaaagtacccaagNaactgaagggggctgcaaccNtgtaggtggaacaacaatatgaactaaccagtaccccctgagcttgtNTCTCTAGCTGNatatgtagcagaagatggcctaatcgatcatcattgggaagagagtctccttggtcttgtaaactttatatgacccagcacaggggaaggccagggccaagtagtgggagggggtgggtaggggagcaggggcagggcgggtatagggaactttcgggatagcatttgaaatgtaaataaagaaaataaataaaagaaaaaaataaaaaaatatacaagttagtattgacattttttaggttattaaaataatttataatagttaaatgtctcttaaatgcattacatgatatcttctgaagcaaAAAGTAGTACGTACTCAAccaattttaaaatctatttggaacattaaaaaagatagaagtagaaaaaaatctcttatgaagttctTTGTGAAAGGAAATTgcgacaagttcctgattagacagaaaccattgcACCTCCCAGTGAGAATATGCAGCCTagctgtggcttcatagaatgaactgcgtagcattccttctgtttctatttcatgttaTATATTGATTGGTATTacgtcttctttgaaggtgtgagagaattcttcactaaagcctggtcctgggcttttattttttggtttgagGTTATTAAAGactgcttcaatttctttaggtgttatgggactgtttaaacaacttatctgatcctgatttaactttggcacttgGTAcctctctagaaaattgtccatttcatccagattttccagttttgttgatataggcttttgtagtaggaactgATAAGTTTTGAATCTCcccagtttctgtttctgtatttccctttccatttcttactttgttaatttggatactgtctctgtaccctctggttagtctggcttatctctctttttgattttctcaaagaaccaggtcctggttttgttgattctttgtattgttctttttgtttccacttagttgatttcagNcctgagtttgattattttatgtttgtgtggctatcttctttgaggtttgttgaaagattactttcaaGCTTTTTCTaaggtatagtttccctccttgtgtttgtgttttccatctattattttttttagggCTTGATTTATTggaagatattttgtaaatttggttttgtcatggaatatcttgttttctccatctatgttaactgagagttttgctggatattgTAGCATGTGCTagaatttgtgttcttttagggtctgtataacatcttcccagggtcttctggcttttatagtctctggtgagaagtctggtgtaattctgataggtttgctgttatatgttacttgacttcttttccttacttcctttaacattctttctttgtgttttgtgcatttggtgttttgattattatgtgaaaggaagaatttcttttctggtccaatctatttggagttctgtaagcttcttgtatgtttatgggcatgtctttctttaggttagggacattttcttctataattttgttgaagatgtttagtGGCCCTTTATTTTGGCaaacttcactctcttctatacctattactcTTAGGATTGGTCTTTTCATTATGTCCTTGaattccta
This sequence is a window from Mus pahari chromosome 14, PAHARI_EIJ_v1.1, whole genome shotgun sequence. Protein-coding genes within it:
- the LOC110331746 gene encoding olfactory receptor 1468-like; protein product: MIMNNKTVISQFILLGLPIPPEHQHLFYALFLAMYLTTVLGNLIIIILILLDSHLHTPMYLFLSNLSFCDLCFSSVTMPKLLQNMQSQDLSISYAGCLTQMYFSNLCGGLEIFLLVIMAYDRYAAICLPLHYSSIMSLKLCVCLVLISWVISVLNSMLHTLLLAKLSFCEDNVIPHFFCDISALLKLACSDIHINELMIFFLGGPLTVIPFLLIVVSYVQIVFSIVKVSSTRAIHKVFSTCGSHLSVVSLXYGTXIGLYLCPSANXFTVKKASITMMYTVVTPMLNPFIYSLRNRDIKEALVRVLIKKISL